In the Xiphias gladius isolate SHS-SW01 ecotype Sanya breed wild chromosome 7, ASM1685928v1, whole genome shotgun sequence genome, CTAGTGGTCAGCAGCCAATGTTACACCCCGGTTAAAACCAGATGGCCGCATTTGAATTCAGTTACAATCATCATCCAGTTATCGTGTCCCTCGCCGTCCCACGCCCCTCTCTGCTCCGTGGCCGCCGTGCCGTTTTCGCAGAGGCCTTATAAATAGCGCTCcgtaaatcaaatatttatcatcTCAATTCGCGTGTCCCTCCCTGcagtgcatatatatatatactgctgCTCCTGAAGCATAAGAAGGAAACGCCACTTATACAGTTAGCCCACACAGAAAAATTTAATACCCTTCGTGAGGGTAAGGGACATACTTTGACATACTAAATAGGGAGAGGTGTGATGACACaggtttttaatgtaaaaacttGCAGCCAACACCCAAATGCTTTGTAAAAAGTCATGTGACATATGACTTACTTACTTACATAGTTAGTACACATACACCAATGTTTTAATATACTTATAtatgtcttttttgttcttttttctttttatctagACCAGCCAGATACAGTACCGATTAATATACAGTCACATCTGGAACAATACCTATTTAACATCATACAGTCCGACCGCCAAAGAGGAATCCACGGCAGGTTTCAAGGTCCATCCTGTCTACGCTAACATTAGAAATCGGCATGTGTAaaattctcttctttttttttaattattattattgtatagACTGGTGCTGATACTTGTCCTTGTATCTCGTGTCttctgtgcaaaagttttttttttttttttttgaaagaaccCAAAACATGATTGATGTAACAGGATACCTGGCTGTTCACTTTACAGTTatgatgaagttttttttttctttttttaacaattaaacaGTCACATCCAAACGCCACACCCCCTTAGCATGTCACAGAAAtaggagaaaattaaaaaaatcaaagtaatgCTTCCCATTATCAGGGTGGGAGGCAATGATAGAGAGGAATGTTTATGACTACAGTGAGCAGCATCCTCCATtcgtacatttttttttagaataaggCACCGCTGCATAAAGAAAGGACATGGCCAACAAACCTCTCTGGGAGTATGATGGGGAGGCCGGATGAAGGGAGACTGTGTTCTTCTCCAGCAACTCACAGACAGTTTGCATGTGTAAGTAAATGTGCTTGTGTCAATCGTGTGCTGTGTGCAGGAAAAGTGTGCGTTGTATGGCATGTagacatatttgtgtttttacatgtgtatGTTAGTGTGTGGCTGAGCCGTCTTCCGGCTACACTGCTTTCCTCAGACTGTGCTCTCAAGCATCCACTCGGTGCTGCTGAATGTAACTCTCCTGTTGGCGAGCGGAGACGATTCCATGTTGAGCTGGTTGGTGGACTTGTGCCACCTCGTCCTCGCTCTGCGTGGGTAACTATGACTCTGAAATATGGAGTAATCCCCACCGTCAAAAGAGAATCTGTGCCTAGTTCGTGCCAGCTCATTAGGGAGCAATCCCATGTTGGCCAGGGCACTTTTCTTGTCCTTGAGCCTGGGAGCCTCCTTGGTGCCAGCATTGGGACCTATGAGACACAGGGACATGGTGGAGCCGGTCAGgctactgtctgtctgtgtgtcctcagACGGGGGACCAGAGCGCTGTGCATCCAGGCTGGTTCTTCTCTTCATCTTGTCTACAGTCATTGGCAGCTCCACCTCCAGGATGGCAGTGGTGGCTTCTGGATCCTCCTTCTTCTCATTGTCCACCCTCAGCACCAGCGCCATGCACTCTTTGGGCGCCTGGGCCTCACGCTGGCCCTCGTCAGAGGGCTGCTTGGAGGCGGAGCGCTGGAGCCGCTGCTGGCTGCCGTTGGTCTGGGAGTGCATGCTGGAGCTGACCTTGGTCTTGCTGTCCTCTGGGCTGCTGTAGGCCTTGTAACGGATCATCAGGATGACAATGAACACCAGCACTGAAACAACAATTATACCACCGATAATGATGATCATAGTGCCTCCAAGGAACTGACTGTGCATGAAGCGGCACTGGCTGACCTCACTGGCTGTGTGGAATTGCACGCAACCTACTACACGTGTGGCCGTTAATGATGTGATGCCATCGTCATAAACTGCCAGCACACAAAGGTCATACTCCCGCCCTGCGGCCAGATCATTGATTAAGAAGTTCTTGCTTGTAGATGGGATCAttctgcagagaaaagaaacgTAGTGCAGTGGTGAAGATGTGGAGGATTAATCAGTGGAATTACAACACCCACATACACTGATTTGCATCAGATGTATTAATTCACACAAAGGTGTCAGTTCcacacaacaaaaagacaacaggGCCATTGCAGCTCTAGCATCAAATATCAATCATTCTAGTGGACAAACCACCACACTTCAGTAAAGCTGACTTATGAGAGAATATGTTATATTAGAAAACAGCAATGAGTAGTTGCTCTATTGGGTTTGTGTATAAAATGGCAATGGAAGGTAAACGGCAAGGTGATAAACAAGGCAGAAGTGGCTCACTGTCTATAGAATATGCCACAACAGCTGCCGGCTCCAAGACAAGTGACACATGATGTGAAGACACTTTTGATGTGTGAATACCTAAGGTCACATTTTGTTGGCAACTGCAAGATTAACTACTCTAAATACGAAGGGGAGAGGCATTGTCTTCAGGTCAACATTGGCGTTAATATAATTAGAAGCTTGTTCCTTCTCCCTAAAGGGGGACTTTGATGGTTATCATTTGTAGGTAATAATGTACCAcctaaagacaaaacaacactcAGCTCCATGCCTAAACTGGATGAGAAAATTATACAGGAGACCGACTCATTATATCTCACAAATGCTCAACCACTATTATTAACTCGCTCCATGAATACATAATTCCTGAAATATTTTCGGTATACCAGATTCACTTTATGTGCGTCACACATTGCTTAAGAAACACATCAAACCTATTCGTATGTTTAAAACAGTATTATAATAAGGATTGCAAATTGTAGTTTCAACTCGCCATTTTTAAAAGAGTGAGCTTATTCTGCATAAGCATGACtcagtttttaaatataactAAGGGTTattcattttgccattttttctcTATATAAGCACTTCGAACGTACGTATATTACACATTGCAACTTAACTTACACAGGATATTGCAAGTTCCTATAAGCAACTTGCCTATACTgaccttgtgtttttattcctctCTTTGCTGCAACCCAGCAGTGGTACAAAGTAActaggtacatttactcaggtgctgtatttaagtacaattttgaggtgcttgtacttcatttgagtattttcattatatGCTCTGTTGTACTTCTAATCCCTTAACAGCTGTAGTTACCAGCTACTTTTCGCTTAAGAATTTATGAACAAAACATATGGTAAGGATCTAAAATATGATACATTGTTAATGATTTAACCACCCAAAAGTATATCAAGTAGTTAAATTTATCTCTACTACAACCCAATTCAACATTAAATTAGTGTTTATATGTTAATACATCAGTGATAATGATCCAGTAGTATAAATAATAACACTGACAGGGACCATTCTGCAAAATGAGTACTTttgtatttgatattttaattacattttgctgctaatacttataCTATACTGTGGTGGAAATTAAGTAATTAAgtagatttactcaagtaatgtacttaagtacaattttgaggaaCTTGTATTTCCATTGTCTGATACTTCTACTTCGCTAAATTTCAGAGgctaataatgtatttttactcTGAAAGCTGTGgttacttgttacttttcagactttttaagattttacatgaaaaacacatgataaTCTTGTAAAATTCAATGCATCGTTAAAAATTAAACCAGTGCGTCCCAACCTTTTTGGCGAGttacaaaacaacatcagtGCCTAGTTGGGGCCCCTTGTCACAGTTCAGACAtttatgagttgttagcagttccactaAAGAGCGATTTCCCCtttaaacttctcagatggtttcatttactGTTTGAGGTCCAAAAAGGTTAAATTGGACAACATTTCTACATAATGCAAAGATTAGAAAGAtagataaaggaaaaaaaaaagaaaaaaaagaatacccATATGTATAGCAGAACTTTCTTGCTCTGCTTTCCTCTCCCATTtatcatctcacgacccctcagacTGATCTCCTGATCATTTGGAGAGGAACAACCCAaggttgggaaacactggacTAAAATATAGTATATCGTTTAAAGAagttaaaaccagctccacttCGGTCagttttaacagtaaaatgttgcttGCACACGCAGTgttaaaaatctaataatgtcacatataatatcagtcacaggggacatttttctgcagaatgagtacttttacttttgaaaatttaagtatattttgctgatattaCTTCTGTATTTAACtgaagtaaaattttgaatgcaggacttttacttgcaatagagtattttttttagtttggtcGTGCTCCTTTTACTTACTAGTAAATGGttttgaatacttcttccaccactacAACCAAGCCTATCATTAGACAAATATATCTAACCACACTCTGTGTTGCAACCAATTAAGGCAGATACTTTCTAATTATATAAACAGTTACATGCGGTGAAATAGTTGGCCTCATGTTATTGTTTATTCTCATATTACGTTTTAATGATGCTGAAAAGGCCCTTTAGTCATTCAGAGTTCTGGACTTCACAATCTCTTTAGCTGATTGCGACaatctttaaatgtcttaaGTATATTGTATAAGtaagtataagtatatatataagtaagtatattgtacattttcttcatattacagtgcattttaatgtattttaatttatctgaGTTTATCTCCCAGACTACACTATAGGGGTTCTGCTTATTTTTGGACATACTTAATCATGTTGCATCTTTGGGATCTTTCAATCTGTCATAATGGACCGTTGTGATATTCAGCAGATGGTAACTCCAGATGTCTCACCTTTCCTCATGTCCCTGCTCTAccaccctcctctccctccattcAGCCACCGCGTACACCCTGGCTTACCTGTACACCAAAGTATCATCTGCAGTGCTGTTGTACTGAATCTGATACATCCTGATGCCAGGGATGTGGCGCTCAGATGGCCAACGGATTACAGCTGAGGAGGAGGTCAGCTCGGTGACCATCACCCTTCTGTCCTGCTTGTCGTAGCCCTTGGTGTCATTGCCAGATTTGGAGGAGGTGGTGATGTCTGAGAGGCCGGGGTCCTCACGCATATGGCCTGTGTTGTTAACAAACAAGGGTAAGGGGATCATGTTGATCTCCACAGCAGCTGTGGCGATGCCTGCGGCATTGGACGCCACACaattaaatgctccactgtcCTTCAGTGTAGTGATGAGAATATCAAGCGTGCCGTTATCATACAGGATGGTGCGGGAATTATTATGCACCAACTTGCCGTCTGGTGACCGCCAGTGAATGTCTGGGTCTGGATCACCGACGGCTTTGCATTTAAGAGTCACACCCTGCCCCTCCATCACAAAGGGCTTGGTGGCAAGATGCTTGGTGATCAGCGGAGGCTCACAGATAAACTCCTCCTCTTGGATGGACCAGAAGTATTTGTCCATGAGGTGCTCTGGCGATGCGCAAGTCTCCAAATCATCCTCTCTCGTCAGCCTGCGGAGCCACAGCAGCTCACAGTTACAGTGTAGAGGGTTTCCACCAAAGCTCACAGCCAGAGTGGACGAGCTGGAGCCCTTGGCGTCAGACAGCACCTGTGCATGCTGGAACAGGCTGTCTGGTGGCAGCTTCTGCAGCCTGTTTGAGGTCATGTCCAGGCGGACCAGCTTGGTGAGCAGCGTGAAAGTCCCCGCCCCAATGTGATCAATCAGGTTGTGGTCCAGTGTGAGCGTATTTATGTTGGTCATTCGGGCTATGGCTTCCCAGGGAAGGCTGCGCAGGTTGTTACTGGAAAGATCCAAGTCCTCTATGGTGGAAACGAACTCATCAAAGGAGGTGGGGGCTACCTGGTGGATCTGGTTGTTCCCGAGGATGAGGTGCCGGAGGTTGATGAGGCCTTTAAAGTGGTCGCTCTTTATCACACTGAGGCGGTTTCCATCCATGTGGAGCGCCCGCAAGGATCGCAGGCCCAGAAAGGCGTGCGGGGTGATCTGGCTGATGGTGTTGCGGGACAAGGTGAGGTGGACCAAACTAGTCATGTTGAAAAAGTCTTTCCTGCggatgatggtgatgaagtTGTCAGTGAGTCGCAGCTCAACGGTCTTGCGGTCGATGGTGGGGGGCACGAACAACAGACCAGTCTTAGCACAGAGCAGAGTGAGAGTCGGGGAGAGATGCTGGCAGATGCAGCGGCCGGGGCAGCTGTACCCCTTCACCAGAGCTGCACACAGCAGCACGCACAGAACCAGCCGGTCCATTGTTGATCAGTTTCCAGTCcctgtgtgtgagacagacacagGGAAATAGGAGAGACATTGAGTCAAAAAATAGAGAtcttttgatttaataaataGCATCATAACCTTTATGAGAGACTGGTGCAAAAATCCAGAGTCTGAACAAGATTGCTGAGACTGCCAGCAAGGTATGaatcaca is a window encoding:
- the lrfn1 gene encoding leucine-rich repeat and fibronectin type III domain-containing protein 1, yielding MDRLVLCVLLCAALVKGYSCPGRCICQHLSPTLTLLCAKTGLLFVPPTIDRKTVELRLTDNFITIIRRKDFFNMTSLVHLTLSRNTISQITPHAFLGLRSLRALHMDGNRLSVIKSDHFKGLINLRHLILGNNQIHQVAPTSFDEFVSTIEDLDLSSNNLRSLPWEAIARMTNINTLTLDHNLIDHIGAGTFTLLTKLVRLDMTSNRLQKLPPDSLFQHAQVLSDAKGSSSSTLAVSFGGNPLHCNCELLWLRRLTREDDLETCASPEHLMDKYFWSIQEEEFICEPPLITKHLATKPFVMEGQGVTLKCKAVGDPDPDIHWRSPDGKLVHNNSRTILYDNGTLDILITTLKDSGAFNCVASNAAGIATAAVEINMIPLPLFVNNTGHMREDPGLSDITTSSKSGNDTKGYDKQDRRVMVTELTSSSAVIRWPSERHIPGIRMYQIQYNSTADDTLVYRMIPSTSKNFLINDLAAGREYDLCVLAVYDDGITSLTATRVVGCVQFHTASEVSQCRFMHSQFLGGTMIIIIGGIIVVSVLVFIVILMIRYKAYSSPEDSKTKVSSSMHSQTNGSQQRLQRSASKQPSDEGQREAQAPKECMALVLRVDNEKKEDPEATTAILEVELPMTVDKMKRRTSLDAQRSGPPSEDTQTDSSLTGSTMSLCLIGPNAGTKEAPRLKDKKSALANMGLLPNELARTRHRFSFDGGDYSIFQSHSYPRRARTRWHKSTNQLNMESSPLANRRVTFSSTEWMLESTV